A single Nicotiana tabacum cultivar K326 chromosome 5, ASM71507v2, whole genome shotgun sequence DNA region contains:
- the LOC107805346 gene encoding uncharacterized protein LOC107805346 encodes MTSNFLYFIIASSPATQKRKRGRTQMRSVHGRKVRKMITLNNVIQPIGPTKKYVREFGSFLGILARTTTLCPLNILDWRKMDTKDDLWTYTKSKYNIPDAAKTWTLYSIGNAWRRHKSQLKKDHYDAYQNDDVRMTKRPDYIPEYQFKELLKYWSSDKLQVENLNKEMKVMKI; translated from the exons ATGACCtctaattttttgtattttattatagCTTCTAGTCCTGCGACTCAAAAGAGAAAGAGAGGCAGGACACAAATGCGTAGTGTCCATGGCCGAAAGGTGCGTAAGATGATCACACTTAACAATGTTATTCAGCCCATTGGTCCTACTAAAAAATATGTAAGAGAGTTTGGTAGCTTCCTCGGTATATTGGCAAGGACTACAACCCTTTGCCCACTGAATATATTGGACTGGAGGAAAATGGACACAAAAGACGATTTATGGACATATACCAAG TCGAAGTATAATATTCCAGATGCTGCAAAAACatggactttatattcaattggaAATGCTTGGAGAAGGCATAAAAGTCAACTGAAAAAAGATCATTATGATGCATATCAAAATGATGATGTTCGAATGACAAAAAGGCCTGATTATATACCAGAATATCAGTTTAAAGAACTCCTGAAATATTGGAGTTCTGATAAACTACAG GTGGAGAACTTGAACAAGGAGATGAAAGTGATGAAGATCTGA